In Deinococcus maricopensis DSM 21211, one genomic interval encodes:
- a CDS encoding NAD(P)H-dependent oxidoreductase, with product MIIVDTALRAREAAGDPVRVAMIGAGFMGRGVANQIINSVPGMRLVAVSNRTLDTAYRAYREAGVEDAREVRSVEELEDAIRAGRAAVTEDALLLCRAQGIDCLIDVTGDVEFGAHVTMDAIANGRHMVTMNAELDATVGPMLKVLADRAGVIFTAADGDQPGVQMNLYRFVRSIGLTPVLCGNIKGLQDPYRTPTTQQAFAERWGQNPYMVTSFADGTKISFEQAIVANGTGMRVAQRGMRGLDFPGHVDDLKALYDADELRRLGGVVDYVVGAKPGPGVFVFATHDDPKQQHYLNLYKLGEGPLYSFYTPYHLCHFEVPLSAARAVLFRDAVLQPLGAPVVDVVTTAKRDLKAGEVIDGLGGYMTYGQCENADVTRAERLLPMGLAEGCRVLRDVPKDTVLTYADVDLPAGRLAAQLRAQQDRHFAPVEVLG from the coding sequence GTGATCATCGTGGATACGGCGCTGCGGGCGCGCGAGGCCGCCGGGGATCCCGTGCGCGTCGCCATGATCGGGGCGGGCTTCATGGGCCGCGGCGTGGCGAACCAGATCATCAACAGCGTGCCCGGCATGCGCCTCGTGGCCGTGTCGAACCGCACGCTCGACACGGCGTACCGCGCGTACCGCGAGGCGGGCGTCGAGGACGCCCGCGAGGTGCGCAGCGTCGAGGAGCTGGAGGACGCCATCCGCGCGGGCCGCGCCGCCGTCACCGAGGACGCCCTGCTGCTGTGCCGCGCGCAGGGCATCGACTGCCTGATCGACGTGACCGGCGACGTGGAGTTCGGCGCGCACGTCACCATGGACGCCATCGCGAACGGGCGGCACATGGTCACCATGAACGCCGAACTCGACGCGACCGTCGGGCCCATGCTGAAGGTCCTCGCGGACCGTGCGGGCGTGATCTTCACTGCTGCCGACGGGGACCAGCCGGGCGTGCAGATGAACCTGTACCGGTTCGTGCGCAGCATCGGCCTGACGCCGGTGCTGTGCGGGAACATCAAGGGCCTGCAGGACCCGTACCGCACGCCCACCACGCAACAAGCCTTCGCGGAACGCTGGGGCCAGAACCCGTACATGGTCACGAGCTTCGCGGACGGCACGAAAATCAGCTTCGAGCAGGCCATCGTCGCGAACGGCACCGGCATGCGCGTCGCGCAGCGCGGCATGCGCGGCCTGGACTTCCCCGGCCACGTCGACGACCTCAAGGCCCTGTACGACGCGGACGAGCTGCGCCGCCTCGGCGGCGTCGTCGATTACGTCGTCGGCGCGAAACCCGGCCCGGGCGTGTTCGTGTTCGCCACACACGACGACCCGAAGCAGCAGCACTACCTGAACCTCTACAAGCTCGGCGAGGGGCCGCTGTACAGCTTCTACACGCCGTACCACCTGTGCCACTTCGAGGTGCCACTGTCCGCCGCGCGCGCCGTGCTGTTCCGCGACGCGGTCCTGCAGCCGCTCGGCGCGCCCGTCGTGGACGTCGTCACCACCGCCAAACGCGACCTGAAGGCCGGCGAGGTCATCGACGGGCTCGGCGGGTACATGACGTACGGGCAGTGCGAGAACGCCGACGTGACCCGCGCGGAACGCCTGCTGCCCATGGGCCTCGCGGAGGGGTGCCGGGTGCTGCGCGACGTTCCGAAGGACACCGTGCTCACGTACGCGGACGTGGACCTCCCGGCGGGGCGCCTGGCCGCGCAGCTGCGCGCGCAGCAGGACCGGCACTTCGCGCCCGTGGAAGTGCTCGGGTAA
- the rfbC gene encoding dTDP-4-dehydrorhamnose 3,5-epimerase, whose product MIFTETPLRGAFIIDVDVREDERGGFARTYCGREFAEHGLKVDVAQANLSFNHKAGTLRGMHFQLPPFAETKLVRCTRGAILDVIVDLRPDSPTYLQHVAVELSAENRRALYVPELFAHGYQALTDGAEVVYQVGEYYTPGHERGLRHDDPRLGLQWPLPVTVISAKDAAWPLLTDERTTEGVLA is encoded by the coding sequence GTGATCTTCACGGAAACGCCCCTGCGCGGCGCGTTCATCATCGACGTGGACGTCCGCGAGGACGAACGCGGCGGGTTCGCGCGCACGTACTGCGGCCGGGAGTTCGCGGAGCACGGCCTGAAGGTGGACGTCGCGCAGGCGAACCTCAGCTTCAACCACAAGGCCGGCACGCTGCGCGGCATGCACTTCCAGTTGCCGCCGTTCGCGGAGACGAAACTGGTGCGCTGCACGCGCGGCGCGATCCTCGACGTCATCGTGGACCTCCGCCCGGACTCGCCCACGTACCTGCAGCACGTCGCCGTGGAACTCAGCGCCGAGAACCGCCGCGCGCTGTACGTCCCGGAGCTGTTCGCGCACGGGTACCAGGCGCTCACGGACGGCGCGGAGGTCGTGTACCAGGTCGGGGAGTACTACACGCCCGGGCACGAGCGGGGCCTGCGGCACGACGACCCGCGCCTCGGCCTGCAGTGGCCGCTGCCCGTCACGGTCATTTCCGCGAAGGACGCCGCGTGGCCGCTCCTGACGGATGAACGCACCACCGAGGGGGTGCTCGCGTGA
- a CDS encoding NAD-dependent epimerase/dehydratase family protein: MNVLITGTEGYLGCIVAPAVMRAGMHVSAVDTGYYRGGWLYHGVDASAPTQFKDIRHITPDDLRGVDAVVHMAELSNDPLGQLLPNITYDINHLGSLRLARMAKAAGVRRFVYMSSCSVYGVAEGSDVDETSAVNPQTAYADCKVLVERDLRALADDTFSPTYLRNATAFGASPRMRFDIVLNNLAGLAYTTGEIRMTSDGTPWRPLVHASDIARAIVCVLQAPLEVVHNEVFNVGDTAQNYRVRDIAQIIAGAFPGCQLSFGENGSDNRSYRVSFEKINTRLPGFRCEWNAERGAAQLAALFERINLTRAEFESRGYTRLKMLEHLIATGQIDQDFFWTDPFQAPARPQALEGSLA, from the coding sequence ATGAACGTCCTGATCACCGGCACTGAAGGGTACCTCGGGTGCATCGTCGCGCCCGCCGTGATGCGCGCCGGCATGCACGTGAGCGCCGTCGACACCGGCTACTACCGTGGTGGCTGGCTGTACCACGGCGTGGACGCGAGCGCGCCCACGCAGTTCAAGGACATCCGGCACATCACGCCCGACGACCTGCGCGGCGTGGACGCCGTCGTGCACATGGCGGAACTGTCGAACGACCCACTCGGGCAGCTGCTGCCGAACATCACGTACGACATCAACCACCTGGGCAGCCTGCGCCTCGCGCGCATGGCGAAGGCCGCGGGGGTGCGCCGCTTCGTGTACATGTCGTCGTGCAGCGTGTACGGCGTCGCCGAAGGCAGCGACGTGGACGAAACGAGCGCCGTGAACCCGCAGACGGCGTACGCGGACTGCAAGGTCCTCGTGGAGCGCGACCTGCGGGCACTCGCGGACGACACCTTCTCCCCCACCTACCTGCGCAACGCCACCGCGTTCGGCGCGTCGCCGCGCATGCGGTTCGACATCGTCCTGAACAACCTGGCAGGCCTCGCGTACACCACCGGCGAGATCCGCATGACGTCCGACGGGACGCCGTGGCGGCCACTGGTGCACGCCAGCGACATCGCGCGCGCCATCGTGTGCGTCCTCCAGGCGCCACTCGAGGTGGTTCACAACGAGGTGTTCAACGTGGGTGACACCGCGCAGAACTACCGCGTGCGCGACATCGCGCAGATCATCGCGGGCGCGTTCCCCGGCTGCCAGCTCAGCTTCGGCGAGAACGGCAGCGACAACCGCAGCTACCGCGTGTCGTTCGAGAAGATCAACACGCGCCTGCCCGGCTTCCGCTGCGAGTGGAACGCGGAGCGCGGCGCCGCGCAGCTCGCCGCGCTGTTCGAGCGCATCAACCTCACGCGCGCCGAGTTCGAGTCGCGCGGGTACACGCGCCTGAAGATGCTCGAGCACCTGATCGCCACCGGGCAGATCGACCAGGACTTCTTCTGGACGGACCCGTTCCAGGCACCCGCGCGCCCGCAGGCGCTCGAAGGGAGCCTCGCGTGA
- the lhgO gene encoding L-2-hydroxyglutarate oxidase: MRFDYAIVGGGIVGLATAHALAERFPDASILLLEKEDGPARHQTGRNSGVLHSGIYYAPGSLKARLCAAGVQSMMRFCDEYGIRYEQCGKVIVATHARELPQLERLYERGLQNGLNVQRLTSEEVRAYEPHVQAIAGIRVPSTGIVSYRHVSLTLVDLARARGTDVRFGTRVERLTPTAHGYDIGTTAGDFTARVLVNCAGLHSDRVARLAGTDPGASIVPFRGEYFELREDRRHLVRGLIYPVPNPDFPFLGVHFTRMIDGSVHAGPNAVLAFQREGYRKTDVNLHDLTEVLRNPGFHTLARKHLREGAMEMLRSWSKAAFVRSLQALIPEVTADDIVPCSAGVRAQAMADDGKLVDDFLLVDGPNALHVCNAPSPAATSSLEIGRVIAARVPGIAPLTPARPPLEGVYA; encoded by the coding sequence GTGCGCTTCGATTACGCCATCGTCGGTGGCGGCATCGTCGGCCTCGCCACCGCGCACGCCCTCGCGGAACGCTTCCCGGACGCGTCCATCCTGCTGCTCGAAAAGGAGGACGGCCCCGCGCGGCACCAGACGGGCCGCAATTCCGGCGTCCTCCACTCCGGCATCTACTACGCGCCCGGCAGCCTGAAAGCGCGCCTGTGCGCGGCGGGCGTGCAGTCCATGATGCGCTTCTGCGACGAGTACGGCATCCGCTACGAGCAGTGCGGGAAGGTCATCGTCGCCACGCACGCGCGGGAACTGCCGCAACTGGAGCGCTTGTACGAGCGGGGCCTGCAGAACGGCCTGAACGTGCAGCGCCTCACCAGCGAGGAGGTCCGCGCGTACGAGCCGCACGTGCAGGCCATCGCGGGCATCCGCGTGCCGTCCACCGGCATCGTCAGCTACCGGCACGTGAGCCTCACCCTCGTGGACCTGGCGCGCGCACGCGGCACGGACGTGCGGTTCGGCACGCGCGTGGAGCGCCTCACACCCACCGCGCACGGGTACGACATCGGCACGACCGCCGGGGACTTCACGGCGCGCGTCCTCGTGAACTGCGCGGGCCTGCACAGCGACCGCGTCGCGCGCCTCGCCGGCACCGACCCGGGCGCCAGCATCGTCCCATTCCGCGGTGAGTACTTCGAGCTACGCGAGGACCGCCGGCACCTCGTGCGCGGCCTGATCTACCCCGTTCCGAACCCGGACTTTCCGTTCCTGGGCGTGCACTTCACGCGCATGATCGACGGGAGCGTCCACGCCGGCCCGAACGCCGTCCTCGCGTTCCAGCGCGAAGGGTACCGCAAAACCGACGTGAACCTCCATGACCTCACGGAAGTCCTGCGCAACCCCGGCTTCCACACGCTCGCCCGCAAGCACCTGCGCGAAGGCGCCATGGAAATGCTGCGGTCCTGGTCGAAAGCGGCGTTCGTGCGCAGCCTCCAGGCGCTCATCCCGGAGGTCACCGCGGACGACATCGTGCCGTGCAGCGCGGGCGTACGCGCGCAGGCCATGGCGGACGACGGGAAACTCGTGGACGACTTCCTGCTCGTGGACGGCCCGAACGCCCTGCACGTCTGCAACGCCCCCTCCCCGGCCGCGACGTCCAGCCTGGAAATTGGCCGCGTCATCGCGGCGCGCGTGCCCGGCATCGCGCCCCTTACGCCCGCTCGCCCCCCTCTCGAAGGAGTGTACGCATGA
- the rfbF gene encoding glucose-1-phosphate cytidylyltransferase, producing MKAVIFAGGLGTRISEESTVRPKPMIEIGGRPILWHIMKTYASHGITDFVVLCGYKQYMIKEYFANYFLHMSDVTFDMRTNTPRIHHAHAEPWCVTLVDTGEDTMTGGRLKRARQYLEGETFCLTYGDGVGNVNIRATIDFHRREGKLATMTVVQPPGRFGAVAIDEGHGVRSFQEKPNGDGAWINGGFFVLEPDVLDYIDGDTTTWEAEPLRNLARDGQLSAYRHAGFWQPMDTLRDKHVLEEMWRERQAPWKVW from the coding sequence ATGAAAGCAGTTATTTTCGCCGGAGGCTTAGGCACGCGCATCAGCGAGGAAAGCACCGTCCGCCCGAAACCGATGATCGAGATCGGCGGCCGGCCCATCCTGTGGCACATCATGAAGACGTACGCGTCCCACGGCATCACGGACTTCGTGGTCCTGTGCGGCTACAAGCAGTACATGATCAAGGAGTACTTCGCGAACTACTTCCTGCACATGTCCGACGTGACGTTCGACATGCGCACCAACACGCCCCGCATTCACCACGCGCACGCCGAGCCGTGGTGCGTCACGCTCGTCGACACCGGCGAGGACACCATGACCGGCGGACGCCTGAAACGCGCGCGGCAGTACCTCGAAGGCGAGACGTTCTGCCTCACGTACGGCGACGGCGTCGGCAACGTGAACATCCGCGCGACCATCGACTTCCACCGCCGCGAGGGGAAACTCGCGACCATGACGGTCGTCCAGCCCCCCGGCCGTTTCGGCGCGGTCGCCATCGACGAGGGGCACGGCGTGCGCAGCTTCCAGGAAAAACCCAACGGGGACGGCGCGTGGATCAACGGCGGGTTCTTCGTGCTGGAACCCGACGTCCTCGACTACATCGACGGGGACACCACCACCTGGGAGGCCGAGCCGCTCCGTAACCTCGCGCGCGACGGGCAGCTCAGCGCGTACCGGCACGCCGGGTTCTGGCAACCAATGGACACCCTGCGGGACAAACACGTCCTTGAGGAGATGTGGCGGGAACGGCAGGCTCCCTGGAAGGTGTGGTGA